In Methanosarcina barkeri MS, a single window of DNA contains:
- a CDS encoding SWIM zinc finger family protein has translation MQEESKNARTFKELKWSDLQDWAGGKATAKGIKYQEEKRVKELKCTSSCSLVARVEGTIEYFTEVSLKNGKLSSICTCPVGHDCKHGVAAVLEYLDLIEQGEDVPVVTEEDILIKRSRRGFAGAGVSEAYEAEASPRIFQEYLEKLEKPELIEILTTFAKKDNMLGRYLKDRQTLASENPERVIGGIYSEMDELWRELKSSDFWTYEGEEMPDFSEVQIRLESLLDSGHPDELLDIGKELMDRYKEIEEYDEGDIGTQISDCIDVVFRALSQSSLSAHEKMLYALELELKDDYNILNAPTLWREDHTQEEWMLFAEALKVRFQEAAKEKETDILYESSWERDYVIDRLIDALRKAGHSEEIIPISELEAERTGNYTRLVRELLDSGQKKKAEEWIYRGIKKLREYDPGTAYELLQTLIEINEIEENWSFVAALETEEFFKFPQLSSYIRMQKAAKKIGKWKEIRESALQYLKNGKLPVNKPEVAEELSILPGSLPKTGLLESSSLKKIKPPVLDLLIQIAIQEDDADEVVHWYEEFKKRKGEAEKSGRSILEEEIAKAVKDKYPEVAIEIWKNIAEDLISKAKVRSYEVASIYLRRIKETLESIGKKEEWEAYLKQIREVNRFKKKLLEILNRLEKSRIISE, from the coding sequence ATGCAAGAAGAAAGCAAAAATGCCCGGACCTTCAAGGAACTTAAATGGAGTGACCTTCAGGATTGGGCTGGAGGAAAAGCCACTGCAAAGGGGATCAAGTATCAGGAAGAGAAGCGGGTGAAAGAACTCAAATGCACTTCCTCATGCAGCCTAGTCGCGCGGGTAGAGGGAACAATAGAGTATTTCACTGAAGTTTCCCTGAAAAACGGGAAACTGAGTTCTATCTGTACCTGTCCTGTCGGGCATGACTGCAAACACGGAGTTGCAGCCGTACTTGAATATCTTGACCTTATTGAGCAGGGAGAAGATGTGCCGGTTGTTACTGAGGAAGACATCCTTATTAAAAGATCCAGACGAGGATTTGCAGGAGCCGGAGTTTCTGAAGCCTACGAGGCCGAGGCATCTCCACGGATTTTCCAGGAATATCTGGAAAAGCTGGAAAAACCGGAATTAATCGAGATACTGACAACGTTTGCAAAGAAAGATAACATGCTTGGCAGATATCTGAAGGACCGCCAGACCCTTGCCTCTGAAAATCCGGAAAGAGTTATTGGGGGTATCTATTCCGAGATGGACGAGCTATGGAGAGAATTAAAGAGTTCTGATTTCTGGACTTACGAAGGCGAAGAAATGCCTGATTTTTCAGAGGTACAGATTCGGCTGGAAAGCCTCCTTGATTCAGGGCATCCTGACGAGCTGCTCGATATTGGAAAAGAGCTTATGGATAGATATAAAGAAATTGAAGAATATGACGAAGGGGATATAGGAACACAAATCTCCGACTGCATAGATGTAGTGTTCAGGGCTTTATCCCAATCCTCTCTTTCTGCACATGAGAAAATGCTTTACGCCCTTGAGCTTGAGCTAAAAGACGATTACAACATTCTGAATGCACCCACTCTATGGAGAGAAGACCATACTCAGGAAGAGTGGATGCTATTTGCAGAAGCCCTGAAAGTCCGGTTCCAAGAAGCCGCAAAAGAAAAAGAAACAGACATCCTGTACGAGTCATCCTGGGAACGGGATTATGTTATTGACAGGCTTATCGATGCCCTGAGAAAAGCTGGTCATTCGGAAGAGATTATCCCGATCTCCGAGCTCGAAGCCGAAAGGACAGGCAATTATACAAGGCTTGTTAGAGAACTGCTCGATTCCGGGCAAAAAAAGAAAGCTGAAGAATGGATTTATAGGGGAATCAAGAAACTGAGAGAATATGATCCTGGCACCGCCTACGAGCTCTTGCAAACTCTTATTGAAATTAACGAGATAGAGGAAAACTGGTCTTTTGTAGCTGCTCTTGAAACAGAAGAATTTTTCAAATTTCCACAACTGTCCAGCTATATCAGGATGCAGAAAGCCGCTAAAAAAATAGGGAAATGGAAGGAAATCCGAGAGTCTGCCCTCCAGTATTTGAAAAACGGAAAATTGCCAGTCAACAAGCCTGAAGTTGCAGAAGAGCTTTCAATTCTTCCTGGCTCTCTCCCAAAAACAGGGCTGCTGGAATCAAGCTCGTTAAAAAAAATTAAACCTCCTGTCCTTGATCTGTTGATACAGATAGCTATTCAAGAAGATGATGCTGATGAGGTAGTTCACTGGTATGAAGAGTTTAAAAAAAGAAAAGGTGAAGCCGAGAAATCCGGACGATCCATCTTAGAAGAAGAAATTGCGAAAGCCGTAAAGGACAAATATCCTGAGGTTGCGATTGAAATCTGGAAAAACATTGCAGAAGATTTGATTTCCAAAGCAAAAGTAAGATCTTATGAAGTAGCATCAATATACCTTCGAAGAATAAAGGAGACGCTGGAATCTATTGGAAAGAAAGAAGAGTGGGAGGCATATCTTAAGCAGATTCGGGAAGTCAACAGGTTCAAAAAGAAGCTGCTTGAAATTTTGAATCGGCTGGAAAAATCCCGAATTATCAGCGAATGA